GCTCCCGATCATCCAGGAGAGACTCAAGCTGATCCTCGGCACCGATCGCGAGAAGGAAGACAAGAGCGACGGCAGCGAGGACCACGATCGATCGGACGACAGCGACTAGTTCGGCGTACAATGCGCCGCCCGCCCAGGTGAGCGGGCGGAGGGGAAAGTGATTCGACCCGCCACGCTCGGTGAGCTCGTCGCTTCGGGCTACCGGCCGCGCACCGTGCGCGAGGAAGTGCGCGCGAATCTCGCGGCGCGCCTGCGCGCGCACCAGCCGTTCCTGCCCGAGATGATCGGCTACGGAGAGACCGTGGTGCCCGCGCTCGAGCACGCGCTGCTCGCGGGGCACGACATGATCTTCCTGGGCGAGCGCGGCCAGGGAAAGTCGAAGATGATCCGCAAGCTCGTCGAGCTGCTCGACGAGGCCGTGCCGATCATCGCCGGCAGCGAGGTGAACGACGATCCGCTGGCGCCGATCTCGAGCTACGGACGAGGGCGCATCGAAGAGCTCGGCGACCGCACGCCGATCGCCTGGATCGGGCGCGAGCAGCGCTACGGCGAGAAACTCGCCACGCCCGACACCTCGATCGCCGACCTGATCGGCGAGATCGACCCGATCCGCGTCGCCGAAGGCCGGTATCTCGCCGACGAGTCGACGATTCACTTCGGGCTGATCCCGCGCACCAACCGCGGCATCTTCTGCATCAACGAGCTGCCCGACCTGGCGGAGAAGGTCCAGGTCGGCCTGTTCAACGTGATGGAGGAGCGCGACTTCCAGGTGAAGGGCTTCAAGGTGCGCCTGCCGCTCGACGTGCTGGTCGTGGCCAGCGCCAATCCCGAGGACTACACGCGGCGCGGGCGCATCATCACCCCGCTCAAGGACCGCTACCAGGCGCAGATCCGCACGCACTATCCGCCCACGCGCGAGCTCGAGATCGCGGTCATGAAGCAGGAGCGGCGCCGGCCGCGCGAGAGCTCGGTCGAGCTGTGGGTGCCGCACTTCCTGGAACAGATCATCGCCGAGCTCACGATCCAGGCGCGCAAGAGCCCCGACGTGTCACAGGTCTCGGGTGTCTCGGTGCGCGCGTCGATCGCGAACTACGAGACGCTGATCGCCTGCGCGGAGCGGCGCGCGCTGGTGCTGGGCGAGAAAGAGGCCGTGCCGCGGCTCAGCGACCTGCCGGCGCTGCGCGCCTCGATGGGCGGCAAGGTCGAGCTCGAGTACGCCGGCGCCGAGAAGAGCGAGGCCGAGATCCTCGACTCGTTCTGCAAGCGCGCCGTGCTGGGCGTGTTCGGCGAGCTGTGCGGCGAGTCGGACCTCGACGCGATCGTGCGCGCCTTCGACGACGGCTGGAAGGTCGAGGTCGGCGACGAGCTGCCGTCGAAGGAGTACGCCGACGGGGTCGACAACATCGCGGGCCTGCGCAAAGCGGTCGAGTCACTCGGCTGCGGCGCGAGCCCGGCGCGCATCGCGGCAGCGGTCGAGCTGGTGCTCGAGGGGCTGCACCTCTCGAACAGGCTGAACCGCGAAGTCACGGGCCGCAGACTGACGTACGGCTGACATGCCGCGCGTG
The Myxococcota bacterium genome window above contains:
- a CDS encoding AAA family ATPase — encoded protein: MIRPATLGELVASGYRPRTVREEVRANLAARLRAHQPFLPEMIGYGETVVPALEHALLAGHDMIFLGERGQGKSKMIRKLVELLDEAVPIIAGSEVNDDPLAPISSYGRGRIEELGDRTPIAWIGREQRYGEKLATPDTSIADLIGEIDPIRVAEGRYLADESTIHFGLIPRTNRGIFCINELPDLAEKVQVGLFNVMEERDFQVKGFKVRLPLDVLVVASANPEDYTRRGRIITPLKDRYQAQIRTHYPPTRELEIAVMKQERRRPRESSVELWVPHFLEQIIAELTIQARKSPDVSQVSGVSVRASIANYETLIACAERRALVLGEKEAVPRLSDLPALRASMGGKVELEYAGAEKSEAEILDSFCKRAVLGVFGELCGESDLDAIVRAFDDGWKVEVGDELPSKEYADGVDNIAGLRKAVESLGCGASPARIAAAVELVLEGLHLSNRLNREVTGRRLTYG